The region AACGGCAGCCGTGACAAGTTTctctagcttttaaaaatgcaggtgATGATAATATTgtccaaagaaagaaagaaaataatctctaaTCATGATGTGCCGCATCTTGTAATGGAACATAATTagtcttttgctttttataagcTGTTGCCAAGTAAGGTAGTCatgcttggtttatttttattccaaaatgtTTATAGGGTTGGTCGTGTTGTAAGAGAAGAACAACAGACTTTTCTGACTTCTTAAGCATTGTGGTATGTACTCATGGTAATTTACAATTTTTATACTTGTCAAATGACGGTGATAAATATTAAACGGTACATGTGCTTACGTGTCTCAAATTAGCATACTTTTGTTGAAACTGTCTTAAATCTTGCATGCACTATTTTTCTTGATATAATGTTGTAGTCGAGTCTCATTTTCAAGCTTTAGTGGTTATAATTAGTTCtatcaaaagctatttagaCTCTTGTTAACAATGAAGGAAGGTCAATATTTTTGTTAGATGTTTAATTAtggaaaatatgcatttttctttaacatgcGTCCAAATGAAGGTATTTTCCACTTTAGTTCTAGGATTTCCTTTGCAGCCAATGTTTAGAGCGGCGTAAAGGAGAAGATGGGgctgaagaaataaatcaagaaaaCTTGTTGCAGTTATTGATCATTTTTAATTGTGCACACAAACTACActgcatatatataaacatatgcTTTCCATAATAGGGCTGTACAAAGGGTTTCCATAACAGTGAGAAACCTCCTGAGCCTGTTAAACCAGAAGTCAAAACTACCTCTGAACGAAAGGAGCTAGCTGAACTGAAACCCAAATTTCAAGAACACATAATTCAGGCACCAAAACCATTGGAAACAATGAAAAGGCCAAGGTACAGTATACGAAACTAAAGTTTGAGAGATTTGTGGTCAGTTGGCCAAGTTAAAGCTCGTTTGGTTATTCAGTGTTACACATCTCATATGGTGTAAAAATTCCcaaattaactttaaaagagCTTGTGTTTGGTTGCAGTGATGATGTTATCTTAAGCTTCAGAATGAGACAgaagaattaagaaaagactggacatggcacttagtgccatggtctagctgacatggtggtgtcagggcaatggttgaactcgatgatcccagaggtctcttccaacctgattgattctgtgattctgtagttcTGGTTAGGACAAGGTGGTACTGGATCTCTCAGCATTTACCTTCACAGGAAGCAAAAATTGCAGTCTAAAGCCTTGTTGCTTAGAATGCCTCTAGCAGTTGTGTTTAGTTTTTTAAACAGtcataaaaatagttttagggTGCTTGTATTTAGATTCCTTAATCTCTGTGATGTATTTTTATAGTTGTAGAGTATTTAGGATTTCCTGTTGAAATCCAAGACTGTGTTCTAAATTTCTAGCCTGTTTTTCCATAAACAGTAAGAATTGGCATTTACAAAtctagtttgtttgtttttttgttgtaaagGAGGCTGGAAAGGAAGAGCCTTATAGCAACATTAAAAGTTACTACTTTGTTGtcttttgtaaattatttttcatgaagcTGACATGAACACATGGACATTTTTTTTAGCCCAGATGAGCCAATGACAAATTTGCAGCTGAAAGTGTCAGCTTCCTTGAAGCAAGCACTAGATAAACTGAAACTGTCATCGGAAAACGAAGAGAAAAAAGGTAAGGATATAGAGAGGTTAAGGAGGTGTATCACGCTAATTGTCacacaaataaatgaaatgctatttttttgttgttgtttctgaaGTAATTATTTCATGTAATTATGTTTTGGTTCTTAATAATCTGGGAAATACCTTCCAGTCTAGGGAGTGGTAATCAAAGTTTAAACGTGAACGATGTGGAGACTTGAGTGTTAGGAGCAGTatgtttccattaaaattatTGGAACTGCCTATTTTGTAAGATTTCCTGGTAGAATGGACACGATGGTAACATCCATTTCTGAATATATGACTGAAAGAGTTTCCCAAGAAATGAACTCTACTCCTATGTTACTGCAAACATGATGTCATATAAAGCCTTTCATAAACTGGTGAAATTTCACTGAAGACCAGTTGGTTCTCCctcatctgtttttcctctttctttcttcccacagTTTAATTGGCATTTGCTTCCTGAACTACACTGCTCTTTAAGAAGCACTTTCTAATTTCAGCCTACATTTGTAGCTATTTTATATTCTCTTGTTCTTGTGCCAAAATGTCATTTAGCTCTTCTTTCTACTTGGTATCCAAATTCTTTCCTTGTGTGTATTTATAGGCAGCAGTTGGAGCTTTTTAGATTCTtagttttacaaaaacaaacaagattAGTGATTGTTCTCTTCCCCTATGTAATAATCCTTttcatgattctttttttttttgccccactTAAAACAGTGTAAAGGTATAGAACCCGGAATCTGATGGATAGGTAATACAGCTTTTGGAACGTCTGCGtaatttgtgtttctttgtacCTTTCTGGCAGACTTCAGTGCCAGGCAGAAAATAATAGACAGCTTGAgagttttggtgtttttttctcatctacTCCTTAGCTCGTTTTAACtttcaataaaagcaaaatatttagtaCATGATACAATTCAGTTGCTATTTTCTATATGATTCTGTTTACAGAGGAAGACAGTGACGAAATCAAGATTGGGACACCATGTAAAAATGCAGGCTGTTCAAAAGTAAGTGGTTCAGTTCCACTCTTAAACCCAGCTGCTAAACTATTAAGtgtgcagttttgttttcctttcttgggTGTCTTTTTGTGTGCTACAAATTGATTTGGAAATGGCATAAAGTCCATCAGGCTTAACCAGTGCACATTTGATAACACACTCTAGTATGGACAAATGTGGGCTGTTTTGTACTGTGGATGCAGTAAATCTAAGATTACTTTCTTTAAGCCTGTCCTGAACTTCTGATTAGTAAGCTTGCAGAACCCTTGATACTGATGTGCTTCaacttaaaatgttaaatatagTATTGGTGAGAGGTGGCTTACTGATAACACTTGAATTGCTCTTGATAATCTGTGTGTAGGTCAGAAGCGTCTGCAGATCTTACCAGTTAATGCTTCCTGTGAGAATAAtccacaaagaaaatgttttaacacTTCTAGCATCAAAATTAGTCTTTATATTACATGTTCGTTTAAATTGAAAGCTTTTTGCACTGACACCCATGTGTTGTACAGAATGGGACAGTAGAATTTAAATAGGTATTTCACTGGATATCTGACAGATTTTGCGTTTTCTACTgaaactggtgggagaagaattTATAGCAGTCTCTTGTTTGTGCTAGGAAGAACTGATATGATAGTGGCAGAGTTGTGTATTGTTTATTGTACTTCCTTTTGAGAATCCATATGTTTTATGaattataaatttaatttattttgcagttaaatacttgttttctgtgaatattcggagtatttttaaagatagatCTGTTTGAGGGTCTGAAGTGACCTTTATGAGCATAGGTGGTGTCACCATTGATGTACTCCATTGAACTAATACGAAGTAGAGCTTGTTATAAGGAGCACCAGGGAACCTTTTGTTCAATGAAGGTTGAATAGTTACTTGGAAAAGCTAGGGCAAGTCATTAGATCTAGATTATTTACTCAGAAGCTTTGTAGTACTTTGTTCAATGTTTCTGTTGTGGGTTGggttgtgctttgttttgttttttcctttggtcCGCATCCTGTAACAGTAACACActtgaaatgctttgttttactAGACGTACGAAGGACCACACAGCACAGAGGAAGTATGTATATACCATTCTGGTGTACCTATATTCCATGAAGGGTTAGTATTCAGctaactttgattttttttttattagtctaTTATGTGTTCCTGCTTGCTTTGTAGACgctgccttcttttccttctgtatttcttccatcAAAAATGGCAATGCTTGGAGAGGGTATACTAAATTAACAATGATATTGCATAAAGGAAAGATCTTAAGTACTCACAGTAAATAGTGTCCTAAATATTGTTTGTTAATTACTTTGTGAACTTTCAAGGATGAAGTATTGGAGCtgttgtaaaagaaaaacatctgacTTCAATACATTTTTAGCTCAAGAAGGCTGCACAACGGGAACACACATATGGACTAAAAAGGATGCTGTAAGTAGCATTAACGTTGCATTCTGTAGCTGGCCATCCTGAATTTTGAGTGCTGAAAAGTAGTTAGTAGCTTGATTGAGTTATTATGGTAGTCGAGCTGTTAAAGATCACTACTTCTGAAATAACGTGGAGGATATTATGCACAGCATGACAACAGAGAAATGAGTTCGAAGTAATCTGTGGTAGGAGGATACTTGTAATAGAGTACAACCTTTCTTTTTGGTGAGACGTATAGTATCACTATTTTATAGTAAAAGTGTTTTTGGCAAATTCGGAATAAAAAAAGCATTCTTTACTGCCTTGTTAGTTAAGAAAGTCTATCATATTCCATATATGTTACTGTAAAGTGAGATCATTAGAAGTCTTCCTTCCCCCGAAGACCATGAGGAGAGCAGCTGTACGTGTCCTGTAGCAAAATAACTATACTTCCAGTTTCGTTCAGAGTAGTTGAGTTGTTGTTTAGGTTGGCATGGCAGGGCAGATGAGGTCGATGAGGTTCCATGGGTGCGGGGTGGGGATGGAAAGGTCTCTTTCTGTCTAATTTggattctgtttatttttctgtctgaatatttttctggtCTGAGTCTAATGCAGTGTTTGTTTTGGCTGCCAGTATAACAAATACAGAGGGAGCATGTTTGGTTTGTAGGTATTTCATTGCAATGTTGGAAACAAATGCAGAAGTACAAggtgaaaaatgtttctattcaaggtttaaaaatattcttagaaAATATTATAGAACGTAATAATGGAACTGAACACTTCAAAAACATTAGCTGGTCACATGTTGGACGCAGGTGAACACAAGTCTTGTTATGAATATATTGTCTATTGCTGAGGCAAAATGGGTTTGATATGCAAACATCAGTAacatttaacagaagaaaataaagatatataAAGTGTAGTTCTGTATACCTCATTCTATAACAATTACTTCACAAGTCCTTTACTTCCTTTAAGTCATGAAATTTCTGCTTGCTTTGAAGatttatgtttgtatttaagaaatattttcaaatacagaaaggaAGGATTAAAACCAAAAGCTGAAGTTGTGAGCCTAAAGCAGGAGAGTATTCTTGTAAAGAATTTACCCAGATGTTTAGAAACTGTGTATATTACATGTGTGTATATTGAGATAATGGGCTTCTAGCTAACAGGGGTTTTTTGGCTTTacctttttgttgttcttttgtttttttcaccatttatttttcctgcatcGGGGAACAGCGGGTAATATTCAATAACTTTTTCAGTAATATGAAAGTTTCTTGAAGTcatggctttttctttgtttggtttctttctaCTGCCTGCTGGATAACTGTGGTCTTGGAAAGGAAGTTAATCCAACAAGTAAtggtttgggggtttggtttttttttttttttggatgtttgGGTTGGTTTTCTTGCTAACTATGCTTATTGGCTATTAAAATAGTCCTGGGCTTTTATCTTGATTAATCTTGTAAAAATACTCCTGAATGCAATGTAAAGTCttttttctgtacctttttCCTTATATAGGGTAAGAAAGTAGTTCCATGCAGGCATGATTGGCACCAGACTGGAGGAGAAGTGACTATTTCTGTATATGCTAAAAACTCTGTTCCCGATCTGAGCTATGTAGAAGCAAATAGCACAATGG is a window of Nyctibius grandis isolate bNycGra1 chromosome 2, bNycGra1.pri, whole genome shotgun sequence DNA encoding:
- the CHORDC1 gene encoding cysteine and histidine-rich domain-containing protein 1 isoform X3 — translated: MGCTKGFHNSEKPPEPVKPEVKTTSERKELAELKPKFQEHIIQAPKPLETMKRPSPDEPMTNLQLKVSASLKQALDKLKLSSENEEKKEEDSDEIKIGTPCKNAGCSKTYEGPHSTEEVCIYHSGVPIFHEGMKYWSCCKRKTSDFNTFLAQEGCTTGTHIWTKKDAGKKVVPCRHDWHQTGGEVTISVYAKNSVPDLSYVEANSTMLNIHIVFEGEKEFHRSVKLWGVIDVKRSYVNMTATKIELTMRKAEPLLWASLELPVSNTQQKEENSDQ
- the CHORDC1 gene encoding cysteine and histidine-rich domain-containing protein 1 isoform X1, with translation MSLLCYNRGCGQRFDPETNTEDSCTYHPGVPVFHDALKGWSCCKRRTTDFSDFLSIVGCTKGFHNSEKPPEPVKPEVKTTSERKELAELKPKFQEHIIQAPKPLETMKRPSPDEPMTNLQLKVSASLKQALDKLKLSSENEEKKEEDSDEIKIGTPCKNAGCSKTYEGPHSTEEVCIYHSGVPIFHEGMKYWSCCKRKTSDFNTFLAQEGCTTGTHIWTKKDAGKKVVPCRHDWHQTGGEVTISVYAKNSVPDLSYVEANSTMLNIHIVFEGEKEFHRSVKLWGVIDVKRSYVNMTATKIELTMRKAEPLLWASLELPVSNTQQKEENSDQ
- the CHORDC1 gene encoding cysteine and histidine-rich domain-containing protein 1 isoform X2; the encoded protein is MSLLCYNRGCGQRFDPETNTEDSCTYHPGVPVFHDALKGCTKGFHNSEKPPEPVKPEVKTTSERKELAELKPKFQEHIIQAPKPLETMKRPSPDEPMTNLQLKVSASLKQALDKLKLSSENEEKKEEDSDEIKIGTPCKNAGCSKTYEGPHSTEEVCIYHSGVPIFHEGMKYWSCCKRKTSDFNTFLAQEGCTTGTHIWTKKDAGKKVVPCRHDWHQTGGEVTISVYAKNSVPDLSYVEANSTMLNIHIVFEGEKEFHRSVKLWGVIDVKRSYVNMTATKIELTMRKAEPLLWASLELPVSNTQQKEENSDQ